Proteins encoded in a region of the Flavobacteriaceae bacterium HL-DH10 genome:
- a CDS encoding DegT/DnrJ/EryC1/StrS family aminotransferase, whose protein sequence is MIKFLDLKLINKRFENELKNEFDNFLGAGQYILGSQVECFEKEFANYCDTHFCIGVSSGLDALQLIFEAYKVLGLLNEGDEVIVPANTYIASILAISNTKLVPILIEPNIDTFNLDINKIELAITKKTKAILGVHLYGQLYDVDGLERIAKQHNLLLIEDAAQAHGAIYKDGRKAGNVSNAAAFSFYPTKNLGALGDAGAVTTDNKELAETIYKLRNYGRTSSYENGIKGYNCRLDELQAAFLRIKLKHLDVDNHKRRAIAKYYIEHIKTKNIILPLNKDINQHVFHLFVIRSKKRDELKDYLYKNGVETLIHYPLATHKQLAYKELGDFKFSVTEQLHEEVLSLPLNPVLKSKEIKKIVEVVNTY, encoded by the coding sequence ATGATTAAGTTCTTAGACCTAAAATTGATTAATAAACGTTTTGAAAATGAACTTAAAAATGAATTTGATAATTTCTTAGGTGCAGGTCAGTATATATTGGGATCTCAAGTAGAATGTTTTGAAAAGGAATTTGCAAACTATTGCGATACTCATTTTTGTATTGGAGTAAGTTCTGGTCTTGATGCTCTACAATTAATTTTTGAAGCCTATAAAGTACTCGGATTGTTAAATGAAGGCGATGAAGTTATAGTGCCAGCAAATACATATATAGCATCTATTTTAGCAATTAGTAATACTAAATTAGTACCAATTTTAATAGAGCCTAATATTGATACCTTTAATTTAGATATAAATAAAATAGAATTAGCTATTACAAAAAAAACAAAAGCGATTTTAGGTGTACATTTATACGGACAATTATATGATGTTGATGGGTTAGAGCGTATAGCAAAGCAACATAATTTATTGTTAATAGAAGATGCTGCACAAGCACATGGAGCTATTTATAAAGATGGACGAAAGGCAGGGAATGTATCAAATGCTGCAGCTTTTAGTTTTTATCCAACAAAAAATTTAGGTGCTTTAGGGGATGCAGGAGCAGTAACTACAGATAATAAAGAATTAGCTGAGACTATCTATAAGTTAAGAAACTACGGGAGAACATCGTCCTATGAAAATGGAATAAAAGGTTATAATTGTAGATTGGATGAATTGCAGGCAGCTTTTTTACGAATTAAATTAAAGCATTTAGATGTTGATAATCACAAAAGAAGAGCAATAGCTAAATATTATATAGAGCATATAAAAACTAAAAATATAATATTGCCATTAAATAAAGATATTAACCAGCACGTATTTCATCTTTTTGTGATTCGAAGTAAAAAAAGAGATGAACTTAAAGATTATTTATATAAAAATGGTGTAGAAACACTTATTCATTATCCTTTAGCAACCCATAAACAATTAGCTTATAAAGAATTGGGGGACTTTAAATTCTCTGTTACAGAGCAACTTCATGAAGAGGTTTTAAGTTTACCTTTAAATCCTGTTTTAAAAAGCAAAGAGATTAAAAAAATAGTAGAAGTTGTAAATACGTATTAA
- a CDS encoding glycosyltransferase, which yields MPNTNSLVTVICSCYNHSKYVEKSLDSVINQTYKNIQLIIIDDCSDDNSVEVIENWISKNQIGLLKKNDKNLGLTRSVNNSFKYVEGDFFTDLAADDELFPHCIETQISVYKAYPNSLIGIVYGNARVIDSNNNTIYTFYNKFSQSKKTIKPEDGFIYKEIINHSNTICSVSSLINKKVFEELGGYDENLIYEDYDLWLRIARKYSILYVDNILVNRLKLNNSLGSTNYFRFNKKALKFKYSTYCIVKKTFKMNLSKEEDQASIEKIYLETKGNLKNLNVLLIIKYFILLLKFKFRILQFNKV from the coding sequence ATGCCAAACACAAATTCTTTAGTAACTGTAATTTGTTCCTGTTACAACCATAGTAAATATGTAGAAAAATCTTTAGATTCCGTTATAAATCAAACTTACAAAAACATTCAGCTAATAATTATTGATGATTGTAGTGATGATAATTCTGTTGAAGTCATAGAGAACTGGATTTCAAAAAACCAAATTGGATTATTAAAAAAAAATGATAAAAACTTAGGTCTTACAAGATCAGTTAACAACTCATTTAAGTATGTTGAAGGTGATTTTTTTACAGATCTAGCTGCAGATGATGAATTATTCCCACATTGTATAGAAACACAAATTTCAGTTTATAAGGCTTACCCAAATAGTTTAATAGGGATTGTTTATGGAAATGCTAGAGTAATTGATAGCAATAATAACACTATATACACTTTTTACAACAAATTTTCGCAAAGCAAAAAAACGATTAAACCAGAAGACGGTTTTATATATAAAGAAATAATTAACCACTCAAACACCATTTGTTCTGTCAGCTCTCTAATTAATAAAAAGGTTTTTGAGGAACTAGGAGGTTACGATGAAAATTTAATTTACGAAGATTATGATTTATGGCTAAGAATTGCACGAAAATACAGTATACTTTATGTTGATAATATTTTGGTTAATAGATTAAAACTTAATAACTCTCTTGGAAGTACTAATTATTTCAGATTTAATAAAAAGGCTTTAAAATTTAAATATTCTACATATTGTATCGTAAAAAAAACCTTTAAAATGAATTTAAGCAAAGAAGAAGATCAGGCTTCTATTGAAAAAATTTATTTAGAGACAAAAGGAAACTTAAAAAATCTGAATGTTTTATTAATTATAAAATATTTTATTTTGTTGCTCAAATTTAAGTTTAGGATACTCCAATTTAATAAGGTCTAA
- a CDS encoding O-antigen translocase, which translates to MKKLIDYINNNVLIKVTSLQTASVLTRLIAGLLTSKAIAVFIGPVGLALIGNLQNFVSSFQTIAILGFYNGFVKYVSDFKDNVLDLSKAVSTVFYVGFISTIIVSFFCYFNADLINDLIFSSFNNYEYVIEIFAIVLPFYALNMFSFSIMNGFSKYKILIIINIIGQILSVSVALLLIYQNAIEGALISVVIAESLIFLITLVGIINRRSLVPLIKVNNVSLSFLKKMSSYSLMALFTAVLLPIIAIAIRMHIIESVSYKDAGFWEAITRVSKYYLMLVSSLMALYILPRFSEIETVKEFRKEVFSFYKTIIPVLLIGLLLIYLSRSLIVSFIFTDEFKPVEDLFLWQLLGDFIKVLSTVIAYQFLAKKMFWHYILTEAFLIIILYTTSIYFIDLFDSAKGAVIAHFVSYVMYYGIILLIFGSSLFGVVSEKDS; encoded by the coding sequence TTGAAAAAATTAATAGATTATATAAATAATAACGTTTTAATTAAAGTTACTTCGTTACAAACGGCTTCTGTACTAACTAGACTAATTGCAGGGTTGTTAACTTCAAAAGCGATTGCTGTTTTTATAGGTCCTGTAGGATTGGCATTAATAGGTAACTTGCAAAATTTTGTAAGCTCTTTTCAAACTATTGCAATACTTGGTTTTTATAATGGTTTTGTAAAATATGTTTCAGACTTTAAGGATAATGTTTTAGACTTAAGTAAGGCTGTATCTACAGTGTTTTATGTTGGTTTTATATCAACTATTATTGTGTCTTTTTTCTGTTATTTTAATGCCGATTTAATAAATGATTTAATATTTTCTTCTTTTAACAATTACGAATATGTTATTGAAATATTTGCTATTGTTTTGCCTTTTTATGCTTTAAACATGTTTTCATTTTCCATAATGAATGGGTTTTCAAAGTATAAAATACTAATCATTATTAATATAATAGGGCAAATACTAAGTGTTTCTGTTGCGCTACTTTTAATTTATCAAAATGCAATTGAAGGAGCGTTAATATCTGTTGTTATTGCCGAGTCCTTAATATTTTTAATAACCTTAGTTGGAATTATTAATAGGCGCTCTTTGGTTCCTTTAATAAAAGTCAATAATGTGAGTTTAAGCTTTTTGAAAAAAATGAGTTCTTATTCTCTTATGGCACTTTTTACAGCTGTTTTACTACCAATTATAGCTATTGCCATAAGGATGCATATAATTGAAAGCGTTAGTTATAAAGATGCTGGTTTTTGGGAAGCAATAACAAGAGTGTCTAAATATTATCTTATGCTGGTTAGCTCATTAATGGCTTTGTATATTTTACCAAGATTTTCAGAAATTGAAACTGTTAAAGAGTTTAGGAAAGAGGTGTTTAGTTTTTATAAAACTATAATTCCAGTTTTACTTATCGGTTTATTGCTAATATATTTGTCAAGATCATTAATTGTAAGTTTTATTTTTACTGATGAATTCAAACCTGTTGAAGATTTGTTTCTATGGCAATTGTTGGGCGATTTTATTAAAGTGTTATCAACGGTTATAGCTTATCAGTTTTTAGCAAAAAAAATGTTTTGGCATTATATTTTAACCGAAGCCTTTTTAATAATAATTTTATATACCACAAGTATTTATTTTATTGATTTGTTTGATAGTGCCAAAGGTGCTGTAATTGCTCATTTTGTGAGTTATGTTATGTATTATGGTATTATCCTACTTATATTTGGAAGTTCACTTTTTGGTGTAGTGAGTGAGAAGGATTCTTAA
- a CDS encoding GNAT family N-acetyltransferase — translation MEDYKVVRYSSLNYVEWNAFVSKAKNATFLFHRDFMDYHQDRFEDFSLLVYQKDKLVAILPANEHENKVYSHQGLNYGGLVLNEVIKFEVVLEVFKELLMYLSSSGFESLILKQIPSIYNSVISEEIQYLMFILKTELIRRDTLSVIDLNNKIKISNNRMEGFKRGKKHRLVIKEEDSFELFWNNILIKNLKEKHQAKPVHSLNEIILLKKNFPRNIRQFNVYKDDRIVAGTTVFESKSVAHSQYISGDENKNVLGSLDFLHVHLINDVFKNKKYFDFGTSNESNGLQINRGLQFWKEGFGARTLTQDFYQVKIDNYQLLNNVFV, via the coding sequence ATGGAGGATTATAAGGTAGTTAGGTATTCTTCTTTAAATTATGTTGAATGGAATGCATTTGTTTCAAAAGCAAAAAACGCTACATTTTTATTTCATAGAGACTTTATGGACTATCATCAAGATCGATTTGAAGATTTTTCATTACTTGTTTATCAAAAAGACAAATTAGTAGCTATTTTACCAGCGAATGAACATGAGAATAAGGTTTATTCACATCAAGGGTTGAATTATGGCGGACTCGTTTTAAATGAAGTAATTAAATTCGAAGTAGTACTCGAAGTTTTTAAGGAGCTTTTGATGTATTTAAGCAGCTCTGGATTTGAAAGCCTTATTTTAAAACAAATTCCTTCAATTTATAATAGTGTAATTTCAGAAGAAATACAATATTTAATGTTTATTCTTAAAACAGAATTAATAAGAAGAGACACATTATCTGTTATTGATTTAAATAATAAAATAAAGATTTCAAATAATAGAATGGAAGGTTTTAAAAGAGGAAAAAAACACCGTTTGGTTATTAAAGAAGAAGATAGTTTTGAATTGTTTTGGAATAATATTTTGATTAAAAATCTTAAAGAAAAACATCAAGCTAAACCTGTACATAGTTTAAATGAGATAATATTATTGAAAAAAAACTTCCCTAGAAATATTAGGCAATTTAATGTTTATAAAGATGATAGAATTGTTGCTGGTACTACCGTATTTGAATCAAAGTCTGTAGCACATTCTCAGTATATTTCAGGAGATGAAAATAAAAACGTGTTAGGTAGCTTAGACTTTTTACATGTGCATTTAATAAACGACGTGTTTAAAAATAAAAAGTATTTTGATTTTGGTACTTCAAATGAATCCAATGGTTTACAAATAAACAGAGGGTTGCAGTTTTGGAAAGAAGGTTTCGGAGCTAGAACATTAACTCAGGATTTTTATCAAGTTAAAATAGATAATTATCAGTTACTTAATAATGTATTTGTATGA
- a CDS encoding oligosaccharide flippase family protein, which translates to MTENQKAYRQVFKVTSLFGGVQVISILAAMLRSKFAALFIGPAGVGILGVLNSTIHLITNVSKFGLDTSSIKEIAFANKLEDKREVSNVIYVLKRLLWITGLLGTVVTLILSPFLSQIAFQNKEFTFSFIWISIAVLFKQLTFGNMAILQGLRKLKKLAKVNLYSSICSVFIVVPLYYFFGLDGIVPTIILTTLLGYLISKYFTFSIEIESDHKSLKRLFFEGKPMIKLGVTLSIGSLITLLVAYLIQVYITNTGGLTEVGYYNAGIIIINSYVGLIFEAMSKDYYPRLSEIIDDTKSVQKAVTQQATIAVLLITPMIIFFLTFAESIIVILYSKAFLPILVFVNFAIMGILFKAVSWSLAFVIIAKGDSKTFIKTEIGSNILLLVMNGLGYFSYGLLGLGVSFVVHYFLYLIIIFLTMKFRYKFIFVSDFLKVYLICVLFAFTTFFITYIENTQLKYILLGVLVLVSSVFTLHNLNKRLDIKSFIKGKFDS; encoded by the coding sequence ATGACCGAAAACCAAAAAGCATACAGACAAGTATTTAAAGTAACGTCGTTGTTTGGAGGTGTTCAAGTCATAAGTATTTTGGCAGCTATGCTAAGATCAAAATTTGCAGCATTATTTATAGGTCCTGCAGGTGTTGGCATATTGGGGGTTTTAAACTCAACAATACACTTAATTACAAATGTGTCTAAATTTGGTTTAGATACTAGTTCAATAAAGGAAATAGCATTTGCAAATAAATTAGAAGATAAAAGAGAAGTATCTAACGTAATTTATGTTTTAAAACGTTTGTTATGGATTACGGGGCTTTTAGGAACTGTTGTAACTTTAATTCTATCTCCTTTTTTAAGTCAAATAGCGTTTCAAAACAAAGAATTTACATTTTCATTTATATGGATTTCTATAGCTGTGTTGTTTAAGCAATTAACATTTGGTAATATGGCTATATTACAAGGCTTACGAAAACTAAAAAAACTAGCAAAGGTCAATTTATATAGCAGTATATGCTCTGTATTTATCGTGGTACCTCTATATTATTTTTTTGGTCTTGATGGTATTGTACCAACAATTATTTTAACTACTCTTTTGGGATATTTAATTTCAAAGTACTTTACGTTTTCTATTGAAATAGAATCAGATCACAAATCTTTAAAAAGGTTGTTTTTTGAAGGGAAACCAATGATTAAACTTGGAGTTACATTAAGTATAGGTAGTTTAATTACTTTACTTGTAGCGTATTTAATTCAGGTTTACATTACAAATACAGGAGGGTTAACAGAGGTTGGTTATTATAATGCTGGTATAATAATTATAAATTCTTATGTAGGTCTCATTTTTGAAGCCATGAGTAAAGATTACTACCCTAGATTATCTGAGATTATTGATGATACTAAAAGTGTTCAAAAAGCGGTTACTCAACAGGCTACAATAGCAGTATTGTTGATTACTCCTATGATTATTTTCTTTTTAACTTTTGCAGAGTCTATTATAGTGATTCTTTATTCAAAGGCATTTTTGCCAATTTTAGTGTTTGTCAATTTTGCAATTATGGGTATTCTTTTTAAAGCTGTGTCCTGGTCTTTAGCTTTCGTTATTATTGCTAAGGGGGATTCTAAAACATTTATAAAAACAGAAATAGGTTCTAATATTTTATTGCTTGTAATGAATGGACTGGGCTATTTTAGTTATGGTTTATTGGGTTTAGGAGTTAGTTTTGTTGTGCATTATTTTTTATATCTTATAATTATTTTTCTTACAATGAAATTCAGGTATAAGTTTATTTTTGTTTCAGATTTTTTAAAAGTTTACCTTATTTGTGTTTTATTTGCATTTACGACCTTTTTTATAACTTACATAGAAAACACCCAGTTAAAATATATTTTATTAGGTGTTTTAGTCTTGGTATCTAGTGTTTTTACGTTACATAATTTAAATAAAAGATTAGATATTAAATCTTTTATAAAAGGTAAGTTTGATAGCTAA